A region from the Ammospiza nelsoni isolate bAmmNel1 chromosome 1, bAmmNel1.pri, whole genome shotgun sequence genome encodes:
- the FERD3L gene encoding fer3-like protein: MSASLFPARQRPALLHALHGRAPQAPCPEGLLGTSVLDFVADLSLGSPQGAPRTGAGLGLCEVTTGPPFGDTVLCLREGMARGLPLAALGNGDPEDEEEEEEERMRSASLLDRPRRKRVITYAQRQAANIRERKRMFNLNEAFDQLRKKVPTFAYEKRLSRIETLRLAIVYISFMTELLDGCSKQEAS, from the coding sequence ATGTCAGCCAGCCTTTTCCCAGCCCGCCAGCGCCCGGCGCTGCTGCATGCGCTGCACGGCAGAGCCCCGCAAGCGCCCTGCCcggaggggctgctgggcacCTCGGTGCTGGATTTCGTGGCCGAcctctccctgggcagcccccagGGAGCCCCCCGGACTGGGGCGGGCCTGGGGCTCTGCGAGGTCACCACCGGGCCTCCCTTCGGGGACACAGTCCTGTGCCTTCGGGAAGGGATGGCCCGAGGTTTGCCCCTGGCTGCTTTGGGAAATGGAGATCCCGAAGAcgaagaagaagaggaagaggaaaggatgCGCAGCGCTTCCCTCCTGGACAGACCTAGGAGAAAACGGGTCATCACCTACGCCCAGCGCCAGGCTGCCAACATACGCGAGAGGAAGAGGATGTTCAACCTCAACGAGGCGTTTGATCAGCTCAGGAAGAAGGTGCCCACCTTCGCCTACGAGAAGAGGCTCTCTCGGATAGAGACCTTGCGCCTGGCCATAGTGTACATCTCCTTCATGACTGAGCTCCTGGACGGATGCAGCAAGCAGGAGGCGAGCTAG